Within Ptiloglossa arizonensis isolate GNS036 chromosome 8, iyPtiAriz1_principal, whole genome shotgun sequence, the genomic segment CTAGTCCACAAGTATGTAACTTGTTTCATGATAGGTGTAAATacagtgtattttttgccaaatGTTTTTGCTATGATTGGAATTGGTAGACCTACATTTTATACAGAGATATAAAATGATTGTGACTctcaattacaaaaataatggCATATTAAACTTCCTGAGTTTATACCTGCACTTCTATTGATGCAGTGTGCCATAAAATGTAATTAATGTAATCTCCACGTATATTGCTACATTCCAATACCAGTGTTTGTGATATTGTTTTTATGTACATAAAATAGTTACATGTTATCCTGTAAATTGTTTTGATAAGGTATTTGTTTGAAATCCCTTATACCAAAAAGTATAAGTTATATTTTTCACAGTTGTTACAGATATTCAATCCATACATGTGTTGTTCACATACAGGTTTTCATGTAACTTTATAAACTTAATACTAGTTATGCTATTCACGCACATTAAAGGGCTATTTTTACCGAAAAAACAAGTAAATTGAAATAGACAATACtgctttttacattttatatctTTTGAAATGTAATGATTAATGTTACAATGTTCCATATTTGTTAACATTACACGCGAAACAGATTTTTGTTAtaataaaacaattaataaaattaacccGTTTATATTTACTATCCATTAACTTTGAACATTGTTTGAATCACTTTGCACAGGCATATCTAATCTTAATACCTAcaaaaattacgaataataatGTGAAATATGTCCATAACAAAATAAACTTTACAATAAACAGATACCTGTCTTACCCTGAGATCTACATCTAGAAGACATTTTACACATGCTATATTTATGATATATGGAACTGTAAGGTCATATGCGAGGCTAGTATTGTCAACAGTAATTACAACACGATTTTCATCCAGAAGTACGTCCACATCTTTACCAGTAGTCTGTACAAAATGTAATAGTCCATAGTTTTCTTCATCAtttgttgtaaataaaattatgtcTTACCCCTTTAGTCATTTGAAATAAACCAATTAAACGTGTTGCTGGTCCGGTTGAAGGTTGTTTcagtaataaataattcaattttgaaGTGTCAGTAGATTCAAAAGAAGCATTTTCTAATTGATTAATTTCAGTTTCTTCTCTACAAATATTTCTTGTAGGAGATTTGATTTCTTCAATAAGTGGTTTTTTAATGTGCAAATTAGTTCGTGGTTCACGATTTTCAATTCTGTGGTTTTGTAGTTCTCCCATGACCTATAATTAACGCAACAAAAATCTGGTACCGATTATACTTGGTTATTATATAATTAGAAAACAATTTTACCTTACGATACTTAAGAATCACAAAGTCCTCTGAATTTAAATGCTTCTTAAACTTATCTGATA encodes:
- the Pih1d1 gene encoding PIH1 domain containing 1 isoform X1 gives rise to the protein MNNRTFLDIDDAILTKNLILPENAQQIDDLPKQSNLKPFFIIRPNPGICVKTKTDNGEKVFLNICTSDKVPEPAVLSDAELLKVLSDESQFLIPVSIGTERFESDKGGSPCLTYDIAINTKYFDKCQKKENFKMFTILVIINAVSDKFKKHLNSEDFVILKYRKVMGELQNHRIENREPRTNLHIKKPLIEEIKSPTRNICREETEINQLENASFESTDTSKLNYLLLKQPSTGPATRLIGLFQMTKGTTGKDVDVLLDENRVVITVDNTSLAYDLTVPYIINIACVKCLLDVDLRVRQVLRLDMPVQSDSNNVQS
- the Pih1d1 gene encoding PIH1 domain containing 1 isoform X2, which translates into the protein MNNRTFLDIDDAILTKNLILPENAQQIDDLPKQSNLKPFFIIRPNPGICVKTKTDNGEKVFLNICTSDKVPEPAVLSDAELLKVLSDESQFLIPVSIGTERFESDKGGSPCLTYDIAINTKYFDKCQKKENFKMFTILVIINAVSDKFKKHLNSEDFVILKYRKVMGELQNHRIENREPRTNLHIKKPLIEEIKSPTRNICREETEINQLENASFESTDTSKLNYLLLKQPSTGPATRLIGLFQMTKGTTGKDVDVLLDENRVVITVDNTSLAYDLTVPYIINIACVKCLLDVDLRVLRLDMPVQSDSNNVQS